A genomic region of Gemmata massiliana contains the following coding sequences:
- a CDS encoding DUF1559 family PulG-like putative transporter, producing the protein MPLHLTRSVTTAALALSVGLVALPACKKNKPTTPDSSAPAPNSGPSTVPPTTGWNTGDSYSQAPQTPVFRTQNPLTKTIQSTAKQNMEQILLGMHNFMGTYNAFPAGYADKTGKPGLSWRVAILPFIEQEALFRQFKLDEPWDSENNKKLIDKMPKMFAPPNTSTNGYTFARGFTGPGTWLPPQQHAGQPGQALLGARITDIRDGTINTILVADAGHAVIWTKPDEMLFAPNNVPKLGGVFESGITVGMADGSTRFLPSNISPQKLALAIQINDGQILDLDN; encoded by the coding sequence ATGCCCCTTCATCTCACTCGTTCGGTGACGACTGCTGCACTCGCGCTGTCGGTCGGTCTCGTTGCACTCCCCGCGTGCAAGAAGAACAAACCCACTACACCCGATTCGTCTGCACCCGCTCCGAATTCCGGACCGAGCACCGTACCCCCAACAACCGGCTGGAACACGGGAGATTCGTACTCACAAGCTCCGCAGACACCCGTCTTCCGCACGCAGAACCCACTGACCAAAACCATACAGAGCACAGCCAAACAGAATATGGAGCAAATTCTCCTCGGAATGCACAATTTCATGGGCACCTACAATGCATTCCCCGCCGGGTACGCGGACAAAACCGGTAAGCCGGGGCTGAGCTGGCGCGTGGCGATTTTGCCGTTCATCGAGCAAGAAGCACTGTTCCGACAGTTCAAACTCGATGAACCGTGGGACAGCGAAAACAACAAGAAACTCATCGACAAGATGCCCAAAATGTTCGCTCCACCGAACACGAGCACGAACGGGTACACGTTCGCGCGCGGATTCACTGGGCCGGGCACGTGGCTCCCACCACAGCAGCATGCGGGCCAACCGGGTCAAGCACTTCTGGGGGCACGAATCACCGATATCCGCGACGGCACGATCAACACAATCCTGGTAGCCGATGCGGGCCACGCGGTGATTTGGACCAAGCCGGACGAGATGCTATTCGCACCGAACAACGTGCCGAAACTTGGTGGTGTATTCGAGAGCGGAATCACCGTCGGGATGGCTGATGGCTCGACCCGGTTCCTTCCCAGTAACATCAGCCCGCAGAAGCTCGCGCTGGCGATTCAGATCAACGACGGTCAAATCCTCGATCTCGATAACTAA
- a CDS encoding rhomboid family intramembrane serine protease, producing the protein MPISVQGLDLSSAPAVPPAGPVVSGPPTAASVLFWIAASEGLWFPSRFAAENGISRDSLDDPLTDLRLAGLIATADWVRGLGQGYTLTPTGKTATTTAALVDLLKQNRSAAYIATLIAAPDRNTSSGAGSRGNEDEDERDDGEADRALRPPLVIPVLLMANALWFFICAVWGIRWGLPLSRSLWSGHTEILHRLGAVTGLDLIHGEWWRLITCCFVHIGALHLLLNMFALAMMGPLAELLWGRRRLLIIYFVSGLGGSALAMALRPEALLAGASGAIWGIQMSLFAWLFTFRRQLPPHIAADWFRRLTIVFLLNAAGSFLPNVSWEGHLGGGLAGFAAAGLLNVVRFGDRPRRLMARALLVLLPLFCLAGLASAMDVRGVPKWRLIHQRLATDRAAREAFEQQNRVRAALDEFEGAVGSRLITLTGRTTTGRTTRDALINVTPGELNALLVLRGQTRTPESRARSQERIKALKKTAEEVAELTTGATGVNVLDQSRERVHRFALARAKSFELLLGLLDSTSPPTGATWAAWQAARLDADRLWEETIIR; encoded by the coding sequence ATGCCCATTTCGGTTCAGGGTTTGGATCTTTCGTCCGCGCCCGCAGTACCTCCCGCTGGTCCCGTCGTTTCGGGTCCACCGACGGCGGCATCGGTGCTATTTTGGATCGCGGCGTCGGAAGGTCTCTGGTTTCCGTCTCGTTTCGCGGCCGAAAACGGCATCTCTCGTGACAGTTTAGACGACCCGCTCACCGATTTGCGGCTCGCGGGCCTCATAGCCACGGCCGATTGGGTTCGCGGTTTGGGACAAGGGTACACACTAACGCCGACGGGGAAGACCGCAACCACGACAGCCGCTCTGGTCGACTTGCTCAAACAGAACCGCTCCGCTGCTTACATTGCTACCCTCATCGCCGCACCGGATCGAAATACGTCTTCTGGCGCGGGATCGCGCGGAAATGAAGACGAAGACGAAAGAGATGACGGCGAGGCCGATCGCGCACTCCGCCCGCCGCTCGTGATTCCCGTTCTTTTGATGGCGAACGCGCTCTGGTTCTTCATTTGCGCCGTTTGGGGTATCCGCTGGGGGCTGCCGCTCTCGCGGAGCCTCTGGTCCGGGCACACGGAAATCCTCCACCGGCTCGGCGCGGTAACCGGTCTCGATCTGATTCACGGCGAGTGGTGGCGCCTGATTACGTGCTGCTTCGTTCATATCGGGGCGCTTCACTTGCTCCTGAACATGTTCGCGCTGGCCATGATGGGGCCGCTCGCGGAACTGCTTTGGGGTCGCCGGCGGCTGCTCATCATTTACTTCGTTTCGGGACTTGGCGGCAGCGCACTGGCGATGGCTCTGCGCCCCGAAGCACTCCTGGCTGGTGCGTCGGGCGCGATCTGGGGCATCCAGATGTCGCTGTTCGCGTGGTTGTTCACCTTCCGTCGACAACTCCCGCCGCACATTGCGGCCGACTGGTTCCGACGGCTCACCATCGTGTTCCTGCTGAACGCGGCCGGGAGCTTCCTGCCGAACGTAAGTTGGGAAGGTCACCTCGGGGGCGGTTTGGCCGGGTTCGCGGCCGCGGGGTTGCTGAACGTGGTGCGATTTGGTGATCGCCCGCGCCGGTTGATGGCCCGGGCGCTTCTCGTGTTGCTGCCTTTGTTTTGCTTGGCCGGGCTTGCCAGTGCGATGGACGTGAGAGGTGTACCCAAGTGGAGACTGATCCACCAGCGCCTCGCGACGGACCGGGCGGCCCGCGAAGCGTTCGAGCAACAAAATCGGGTGCGCGCGGCACTGGACGAGTTCGAGGGCGCGGTTGGTTCTCGGCTCATCACCCTCACGGGCAGAACAACCACGGGCAGAACAACGAGAGACGCGCTTATTAACGTGACGCCGGGAGAACTAAATGCCTTGTTGGTTCTCCGGGGGCAGACACGAACGCCAGAGAGCCGAGCGCGGTCGCAAGAGAGGATTAAGGCACTCAAGAAAACGGCTGAAGAGGTGGCCGAACTGACGACGGGGGCGACCGGCGTGAACGTGCTCGATCAGAGTCGCGAGCGCGTTCACCGTTTCGCGCTTGCGCGGGCAAAGTCGTTCGAGTTGCTGTTAGGGTTACTCGATTCCACATCTCCACCGACGGGCGCTACTTGGGCGGCGTGGCAAGCCGCCCGGCTCGATGCCGATCGGCTTTGGGAAGAGACCATAATCCGCTGA